Below is a window of Armatimonadota bacterium DNA.
CGTGGACGTCGACGACCTCGGATCCGATCCCGGCAAGCCCGCCCGAAACGTACTTAGCCGTGGTCTCGCTGACGACCATCGTGCCCGGTGCCGCGGCCTTTTGCATGTGCGCGGCGACATCGATCACGTGGGCAAAATTCACGTTCGTAAGGTTCTGCCCGGGAATGTGGGCGCTGCCCGTATGGACGCCGACACGGATCTCGATCGGTCGGACGAGGCGGTTCCTAAAGCTGTTGAATTCGAAAAGGCCGGCCAGTAAAGCCCGACCCGCGATGTACGCCATCTGCGGGTTTTCGAACACGCACGTCGTCCCGTCGCCCGCCGTCGAATGGACCGTCCCGCCGTGTCGTTCGACGACCGCTTGGACGAATTTCTGATACTCCGTGAACGTGAACTCGACGGTCAAGGGATCGGATTCGGCTTTGAGGCCCGTGGAACCGACGATGTCCAGGCTGACGAAGGTCACGAACCGCTCGTCCGACTTCAGCTTTTCTTGTATCTCTTGCAACTGGTGCAGCAGCTCTTGCCGCTCCGAAGCAGGATCGCGCAAGCCGAGCTTCTTCCGGTTCGCCGTGAACAGGGCATGGGCGATGCCTCCGCCGAACGCGCCGAGCACCGTCGTCAACAGCATGAACATCGAGTGCGGCCCTCGAAGCTGGACTTGCGGGAGAAGACTGAACAGGAACGTGAACAAGGCCATGACGACGAACGACACCGCGCCGAACAGTCCCCCCGACAAAAGGGCGACGCGCACGTCCTTGGCGACGGCACTGTTCCAGAGCGCGCCGATGACGGCGATGAGCGCCAGGGCGCCGAACAGGCCGGACGAATCGCGGGTCGCGCCCGCGACCGCGTTCGCGAGCCCACAACCGGCCGCAAGGACACTGGCGATGGTGACGCGGCGGAGCGTCGGGTCGAAGGCCGTGAACGCGCCCTTCATCCGGTCGATGAAGGTCGATCTTTCCTCCACCGGAGCGGAGCGGACGGCAAGGCGCACGTAGTCCTCGGGCGCGCCCGTGGCTTCCGAAATCGCCTGAATGGCTTCGTCGTCCAGTTCGCCCAGATCCTGGCGCAACCGGGACGCGAGCATATGGATCTCAACGACCGTATCGTCGCTCAGCGTCCTCTTACTCGGTAACAACTGGCCTTCTAAGCCCACGTCAACCGGATTTTACAGCCTGAGCGGTCTTAAAGGTTGCACGTTCGGTCAGCCGCCGCATCCGTTAGGCGGTGGCGGTGGGCCGTCTGACTGCTGGTACACCGACAATGCGGAGGGCAACGTGTTGACCTGGCCGGCGACCAGCGTCCCCAGTTTCGCGCGGCAGTCCTGAGCGTCCATCACGTAGACCTTGCCGCCGAACAGATACGACTTGTAATACTTCGGCACGGGAATCGAGTCCGAATCGATCGAAACCGTCTTCGACGACATGGGGACGGACGCCTCAAAGACCCCGCCCGTCGTCGTCCGGGATCCTGCGACCAAAGCACCGCTCTGGTCGTAGAACAGGACGTTGACCTTCTGCATTCCGACGCCGGTGCTCTCACTTCGAACGACGCCTCGAACGTATGTGTTGTAGCGGATCAAGCTCGATTGCTGCGCGTAGGACTTCGACTGGCCTGCGACGGTCGCGTCCGCTGAGACCGTGAAGATCGCGGACGTCGGTTTCAAGACTCGAAGGCGGCCGGTCGGACTGATGCTGACCGTGCTCGGGTCGACGCCTGAGACCTGGTAGTTCCGACCCGCGAGAACGGTGCGGTTCTGGCCGTCGTAGTTGGCGACGGTCACTTGGACGTCGTCGCCCGGCTGAAGATTGAACGGGTCGAGGTCCGTACCGGCTCTCGTGTTGCTGATGAACTCGAGATATTGGCCTGGTTCGATCCCGGCGGAGTTCCCACCGTTGCCGCCTCCGTTCCCGCCACCGCCGCCACCGCCGCCGCCGCCGCCGCCGCAACCGATGAGCAAGAGGGCGGCGACCAGCGCCGCTAGACTGAATTTGTTCACCATCTCAACCTAACCTGAATCCTTGGGGCAACAACGACCGGAGCGTGTGTCCTCTGACCTGACCTTCGTCGTCCGCACACCATATAGGGACGTCGTCCTGGCCGGCGAACTCCAAAATCGTCTGCAGGCACATGCCGCACGGCGTCCCGCCGTCCTTTGTCGACACAGCGACGGCTTTCAGCCTTCGGCACCCCGCGCCCACCATCGTGACGATCGCGGACCGTTCGGCGCAGACCGTCAAGCCGAACGAAGCGTTCTCGACGTTGCATCCCTTGTAGACCGTGCCGTCTTCGCCGAGCACGGCAGCGCCTACTTCGTAGACGGAGTAAGGGGCATACGAGTTCGACCTTGCGAGTCTGGCGGCCTCGAGCAGTGCGGGCGTGTCCACAGGAGGCCCATGATACTCCGGGCTCATTTCAGCACGGCGACGGTGACGCCGGCCCCCCCTTCCTCGGGTTCGGCTTCGTGATATGACCGGACATCGCGGTGGCGCTTCAACAAGTCGTGCGTGACCTTGCGAAGGACACCCTCGCCCTTGCCGTGGACGATCCGGACTTTCGAGAGGCCCGCCAGGACAGCTTCGTCGAGGAATCGGGCAAGCTCTTCCCCAGCGTCCTCGGCACGCATCTGACGCAAATGGATCTCCGGGCGGGCGGTCATCGCTTTGCTCAACGAGACGGAGCCCCCGCGCGCCCGGATCGGGCCTTGGGACGTCGGCACAGGGGTCAGGTCTCCCAACTTGCACGTGAGTTTCAACGCTCCGGCTTGCACCAAGACCTTGCCGTCCTTCGGATCTTCGAGCACGGTCCCCGTCTGGGTGAATCCCGAAATCCGGACCGATGCGCCCCGCACGATGACCGACGCAGCTGGTCCGACGGGCCGCTCGGCGGGTTTCTCCTTCGATTCCCTGACGAAGTCTTGACCGACTTCCTGTAACTCTTTCAGGCGCTGACGGGCCCGGTCGAACCCCGCCTGGGTGGGGTCTTTCTTCAACGCTTCGAACACGTCCGAGGCTTCGATCCGGATCTCGCGGAGCAGCGCCTCCAACTCTTCGGTGGCCCGCTCGCGGACCGACCTCCGGGCTTCCTCGGCCTTCTTGATCTTCGACTCGGCCTCCTTCTCGACGGAACGGAGGCGTGTGGCGAGGCGTTCGGCCTCTTCCGTCGATTCGACGGCCCTCCGCTCTGCCGCTTGCAACCGCTCGATCATCTTCGCGACGTCGGCCTCTTGTTCGGAAAGTCCGCTCTGGGCCTCTTCCAGGACGCCCCTGGGTAGGCCGTACCGTTCGGCGATCTTCAGCGCATGGCTCGAGCCGGGCACTCCGACGAGCAGTCGGTAAGACGGGCGCAACGTCGCTTCGTCGAACTCCATCGACGCGTTCACGAAGCCGGGCGCGTTCGCTGCGAGGAGCTTCAGTTCGCCGTAGTGCGTGGACGCCATGACTTTGGCTCCTTCCTTCTGGAAGGCCAAGAGCAGGGCCCTGGCAAGGCTCGATCCTTCGTCCGGGTCCGTCCCCGCACCGACTTCGTCGAGCAAGACCAGCGCTCCGGGGACCAGGCTCCGCAGCGCTTGCGCGATGTTCTTAACGTGCCCACTGAACGTGCTCAAGGACTGTTCGAGCGACTGCTCGTCCCCGATGTCCGCCCAAATCTGCTTGAAGCAGCCGAATTTGACCCCCTTGGCCAGCGGCATCATGCCGGACTGCGCCATGGCGACGATCAATCCGACCGTCTTGAGGGCGACAGTTTTTCCCCCCGTGTTCGGCCCGGTGATCAAGAGCACGTCGGTCTCACCGCCAAGCTTGAGCGATACCGGGACGCACGTCTCCCGCGGAAGCATCGGGTGCCGACCCTCACGGACCTCGATGCGAGGGCCTTCGGTTCGTTCGGGAAGACAGCCCCCTGACTCCTGGCCGAACCTGGCCCGGGCGAGAGCGAGGTCGATGTCCGACGCCGCATCGAGTCCGTCCCGGATCACTGGTGCTTCCCGACCGACGAGTTGGCTCAGCTCTCTCAAGACGCGCTCGGTCTCGGCGCGCTCCATCGCTTCCGCCTGGCGAAGCTCGTTGCCGAGGGCGACGATGTCCTCCGGCTCGACATAAACGGTCGATCCGCTTGCGCTCGTGTCGTGGACGATGCCCTTGACTTTGCCCTTGTGCTCGGCTTTCAGCGGGATGACGTAGCGGCCGTCACGGACCGTGTAGACGGTGTCGCTGAGAAGGTCGCGCGTTTTACCGGAAACGTACGATTGGATCCGTTCTAAGGTCTTCTGGGCCGCCGACGCCTTCTTCTTCCGTGCCGAAGCCAGTTCGGACGAGGCTTCGTCACGGACGTATCCGTCGCCGTCCAAGCTGGCAAGGAGGCGCCCCTCCACTCGCGGCAGCTCTGGAAGCCGCTCTCCAAGCCGCCATAGGATCGGCGCGGACTCTCGATGTCGGTGGAGGACGTCTCTCGCCCGAGCCATCGTCTGAAGCGACTCGCCGACTTTGTAAAGGGAAGCCCCGTCGAGGACGGCGTCCTTCTCGGCCAGCTTCAGCGGCCCGGCCACATCGTGCAGTCCGCTCATTCGAAGCGGGTCGGCGACCAATACGGAGTCGGCTTCGCGCGTCTTTTCAAGTTCCGTCCAGACCACGGTCGGGTCGAACGACGGTGTCGACGCCCGAGCCGACGCGGCACCTTGGGGGGTGTCGCACCGCTCGGCCAGCATCTCTAAGACCGTCTCGAACTCCAGGACGCGCAACGCGTGCACGTCCCGATTGTATTCGGGCGGGGCGGACCGGCGTCAAAGGGCTCAATCCGGTCTGGGGACCCACCGACCGCCGTGACGCCGCCGCGGACGGCGCGTAGAATCCGATACATGGTCTCCGTCCTTTGCCTACTCGCTCTTGCCGGGCAAGACTCGGCCGCGCTGGAACAGAAACTGTTCCCGACCGACGACGTGTGGATCTACCAGTTCGCCCAAGACCAGACATCGGATCCCTACCTCAGGGTCTGGGGCACGGGCGACGCCGCCCTCGGCTCCTCCTTCGAAGGTCACTTGCCGTTCAGCTTCAGCATGTTGAAATTCGAGCTTCCTGCCGCTCCCGAGGGTTCCAAACTTACCGGCGCCAAGCTCGTCCTGACCCACTCGCCGGAGCCGGGATGGACGGGACAAGACGCGGAGAAGAATCCGGTCGAAGCCCGTTCGCTGACGATCGACTGGAACGAGGCCAACTGGGAGTACGACACGGCCAAGAAGGTCCACCCGAGCAACGACGAAGCCACCGTTTACGGGACCGGCTGGTCCAAGCCGCCCGCAGGCGAAGACAAGTTCAAAGTCGAGATCGACCTGACGAAAGGTAAGGGTGGTTTCCAGGCCGCCTACGACAAAGCCCTGGCCTCGCCGTCGAAGGACCTCGCCATCGCTTTGACGTCGAAGCTCACGCCGGAAGGCGGCGGAGAGGGGATGGTCTACAAGTTCTATTCCCGTTCGAACGACGAAGCTTTGCGTCCCCAGTTGGTGTTGACGTTCAGTAAGTAACGGTCTACACTTGACTGATCTCCGGGACCGCCAAAGCGTGCGAAAGGCGGGTGGCGACTCCTAGGGCTTCGGCGATGTCGTCCTGCGCGCTTGGGCCTGTGGCTTTCACTGACTTGAGTTCCATAACCCAACCATGGCTCTCGGACGCCAAAACGACGGAGACCGTCCGTCGACGAAAGAGGCCCGAAGTCTCTGATTCCAGGGTGAGGACCGTAAGGTCAGCAGGAGTGGCGTCTGATTCGACTGACGACAGAAAGCAGCACCCCGTACGTCGCCATTCATAAGTAGCGTTCGACACATCGATGATCAGCTTGTTCGTCGAAAGAATGGAGGCGACACGAGTGGAGAGTGCCAATGCGACGACCGCAAGAACGATGGGTGCGGGGTCGGACTTTGGCAGGTGGGTCTGTGCAAGGAGAAAGCCGCCTGCACCGGCAATGAGGGCGACGAACGGTACAGAAACGCAGCGGACGGCACGTGCGGTCGGAGACAACAGATCGACGGTCAGACGTTGTGTGAGTTCGTCGAACGACCAAATCGCATGCCGTGCCTCGCATTGAGGACCGTTCAGACCTCCAGCCTTCACCTAGTCTTCAAAGTGCGCAAGGAGTTCGTCGCGTGTGACCGTCGCGACGCCGACCTTGCCGACGACCACCGCCGCGGCATGGACGGCGAGTTCGGCGGCTTCCCGAAGACCCGCTCCGGCCGCGACCGCCAAGGTCATGGTCGAAACCACGGTGTCTCCCGCACCGGCGACGTCGTAGACCTCCACTTGCTTTGCCGGCACGAGGACGGCCGGAGCATCGTCCGTCCAGACGGCCAGCCCCTTCGGCCCCCTCGTTACGACAAGCGCGTCGCACCCGATCGCTTCCCGAAGGGATTGCCCGGCAACCCCGATCTCGTCCGTACGGAACCGTTTGTCCCCACTCGCCGCCAAGGCCTCACCGATATTGAGGGTGACCACCGAAGCCCCCTTCAAGAGGCCGACGTTGTCCGGTTTCGCGTTCACGAGGAAGGGGACGGACCCTGCGCGAGCACGTGCGACGGCCGGTGGCACGGTCGCCTCGTTCACGACCCCTTTGTCGTAGTCCGAAGCCAGGACGGCGTCCAAGCCGTCGATCGAACCAAGGAGCCGACGGGCCAATTCGGACGCGACGGGACCGGCAAGATCGTGGGCGTGCTCCCTGTCGATGCGGAGGACTTGCTGGTTCTGGGCGACGACCCTTGTCTTCCGGGTCGTCGGCCGAGAGGCGTCGGTCACGATGCCCAAGACGTCCGCTCCTCGTTCCGCAAGCTTGTCACGTAAGTCCGCTCCTGCGCCGTCGTCCCCGACCGCGCCGAACACCTTGGTCGTCGCGCCGAGGGCCATGAGGTTCGCCGCAACGTTCGCGGCCCCTCCCGGGACGGCCGTTTCACGTTGGACGTCGATCACGAGGACGGGCGATTCAGGCGAGACGCGGGAGGCGTCCCCCCAGAGGTACTCGTCCATCATGAGGTCGCCCAGGACGGCGACCTGCAACCCCTCGAAGCCGGCGACGATTTCCCGGAGGTCCATCTAAGCCTCTTTGATCCGCCGGGTCAACGCCTCGATGACAGGGCCCGTCTGGATGCCGTTCATGCAAGGGTGTCCGGGCTCATGGCACTCGGTGACACGGCACCCTCCGCACGGCCCACGATGGTCGATCAACGTGTGACCTTCCCCCATCGGGTCCCATTCACCGGGCTGGTTGTGGTCTGAATAGAGGGCCACGATCGCCGCGCCGGCGGCCGACGCGACGTGGGTCGTGCCGGTGTTCAGCCCGACATAAAGGTCCGCGAGCTTGAGCAGGGCGGCCGATCCGTGGGCGTCGAATTCGCCCGCTGCGACCAGGCCGTCGCCCCAGGCTGCGACGAGGCCTTCCCCCGCCTCCTTTTCGGCCGGCCCTCCGACGACGACGATTTCGACTGAACCTGCATCGAGCATCGCTTTGCCGACGGCTTCGAACCGTTCGAGCGGCCACTTCGTGCTCCCTTGGGCCGAACCAATGCCCATGGCAAGCAGTTTCCGGTCAGGGTGTCGCCGCCTCGCCGAAAGCCACTCCAAGGCCCGCTCCTGTTCGGACCGGTCAGGATGGAGCAACGGCAGTCGCAAGTCGTCCGGCTTCGTGTCGAACCCGTCCAACGCCAAGCGATCGAGCCGCATCTTGCTTTGTGCGGGCATCGGTGGAAGCAGTCCGGCTGCGTCGCGCTTTTGGTAGGAAGCGTAGTCGGCGGCGTGGAACCCGACCAGTCGGGCGAAGCCTGTCATGCGGAAGAAGAGCCTGTCCCTTCGGACGTCCTCCGGCGTCCTTTCGGCCGGGCCGATGTAGACGATGACGTCGGGGCGGGCTATGACCGTGGTCCACCAAGCCGACAAGCGGGTCTTCAGTCCGGACCCGTCGCGTGCCAGAGGATAGGACAGGACGCTGTCGACCAGACCCTCTCGGACAAGCAGGTCGGACGGGGAGACTCGGCCGGGCGCGAGTTGGGCTTGCAGGATCTGGACGTGGGCACCAGGCATGTTCCGTCGGATCGCCCGGTACGCCGGGATCGAAACGATCGTGTCGCCTAAGGCACCGATTTGATAGACCAAGACTCGCTTGCTCACGCGGCCAGCCTCTCTTCGACGACCTCGATCAACGTATGGAGCGCCAGCATGTGCAGTTCTTGGATCCGATCGGACGTCTCGCCCGGAGCCATGACGACCAGGTCGCAAAGGGGTGCCACGTCTCCGCCGCCGCGACCCAAAAAACCGACGGTCGTCAGGCCCGCGCTTCGGGCCGCCTCGGCGGCAAGCACGAGGTTGCGCGAGTTTCCGGACGTCGAAAGCAGGAAGAGCAGGTCTCCCGTCTTCCCAAAGGCCCTCACTCCCCTTTCGAACACATGGTCGAATCCGTAGTCGTTCGCCACGCAGGTGACATGGGACGGTTCGGCGAGGGCCAGCACCGGATAGGGTTCCCGGTCTTGCCGGAACCGGCCCGTCCACTCCTCCGCGAAGTGGACCGAGTCCGCAAGGCTGCCGCCGTTCCCGCAGACCAACGCCTTGTCGCCGCGCTCGAAACAAGCGACCAACGCGTCGGCGACCGTTCCGAGAACGGACAACGTCTTCGAATCCTGTCGAAAGGCCTCGAGAAGTCGCGCCGCTTCGGCGAACGAGGCGGCGAAGGAGGCCGGCATCGGTAGAAGTGTACTCCGTCGGACTCCCGACGGCTTTGTCAAGGCGCAGCCGCATACCTCCCGCTCGGCTTGGATGAAGGTCCGGTTAAGGCGGTCCGAGGATAACCGCGTGTTAACGCTCTGCCAGGCATCATCCGGTCGCTCCCAGAGGCACCCCCACATGAAACGCGCCTTCACCTTGATCGAACTCCTTGTGGTCATTGCGATCATCGCGATCCTCGCCGCCATCCTCTTCCCGGTCTTCGCCCAGGCGAAGTTCGCCGCGAAGAAGTCGAGCGGGCTCAGCAACAACAAACAGATCGGGACCGCCATGCACATGTACTTGCAGGACAACGACGACGTGTACATGCCCGCCTACTACTACAACGACCCGAACGCCGGCGGAAGCCTGGACGACACCGGGATCCAGAACTGGAGCGGCGTGGTCATGCCGTACGTGAAGAACAAGCAGATCTTCGTGTCGCCCTTCGACCCGCTCGGCGGCCAACCTCCGACCAACTTCATGGGCAACAACGAGGGGTGCGGCGTTCCGGGCGGGGCCACGGCCGGAAACCCGAACATCCAAGACAACCAGGCGTGCCGCCTGAGCTACACGGTCAACGAGCAAGTGCTACCTCGCCCGAGAGGCGGCGTGGGCGGCGTCAAGATCGGACAGCCTCAGTCGGTCGTCAGCGCCACGGCCTTGGACAAGCCTGCCGGAACGATCGTGCTTACGGAGTTCACCGAATACGTCAACGCCGTGAGCGGCGGCGGCCCCGGCGGCGTCCGGTTCAAAGCCCACAGGCCGACCGACGCTTTGGCCCTGGACGCCAACGGAACCATCCCTTACGACACGAGCAACACGAACAACAAGCCGATCTACGCGCTGTCTTCCAAAGCTGCCGAACTCCTGTTCGACAAGCAGTCCACGATTCCGTTCGGCGATGGCTCGAACCCGCACATCGTGTACATGAACAGCGGTCGTAAATCGAACGGAGTGACCATGTGCTTCGCCGATGGACACGCCAAGAGCCTCAAGGTCTCTCAGACCCTCCAGTGCGACAACTTCCTTTGGGGCACCGCCGCATACAACCAGAGCGGCGAGCCGGTCCTCTGCCCCTTGACCGGCGTCCCCGTCAAGTGACCGCAAGGTCTTGACGCTCGCTCGGAACCCGCCCTAGACTTCGGGCGGGTTCCGCTACTTTATGACCTCTATAATCGAGGCCGAACCTATGACGTCCCCTCGACCCCTCGACCGGATCTCAGCCTTCGAGGACCTCGCGTTCGGCCTCTTCGTCCACTGGGGGCTTTACTCGCAACTGGCCCGAGGCGAATGGGTGCAGCACTTCGAAAAGCCAGGGAGGGCCGACTACCTGCGGTTGATGGACTCGTTCACGGCCGAGGATTTCGATGCCGATGCCCTCGTCTTGCTGGCGAAACGGGCGGGCATGCGGTACATCACACTGACCGCACGCCACCACGAAGGATTCAGCCTGTACGACACGGACGGCCTTTCGGACCTCGACGTGACCCGGACGCCCTGCCGTCGCGACCTCGTCAGGGAATTCGTCGAGGCGTGCCACCGTGGCGGGATCGTCCCGATGATCTATCACACGACCCTCGACTGGAACGATCCTCGTTTCGAGTCCGATTGGGACGGATATCAGCGTTACTTGCGAGCGAGCGTGGAGAGGCTTTGCACGGGTTACGGCCCGATCGGCGGGTTCTGGTTCGACGGCAATTGGAGCCGTCCGGACGCCGACTGGCAGGTCGGAGAACTCTACGATGTGATCCGACGGCACCAACCAGAGGCCATCATCGTCAACAACACGGGCGTCGACGAACGGGGACGCGGCGGCCACGCGGAAGTCGACGCCGTCACCTTCGAGCGTGGACGTCCTGAGCCGATCGACCGAAACGGCGCCCCTAAGTACGTCGCCGCCGAGATGTGTCATACGATGAACTTCCATTGGGGCACGGCGGCCAAGGACTTCAACTTCCTTTCCCCGGCCCACGTCATCGAGGAGCTTTGCTTCGCGAGACGCGCCGGGGCGAACCTCCTCATGAACATCGGCCCCTCGGCTCAAGGCGGCCTTCCCGAATACGAGTCGGCGGCCCTCGCCAAGGTCGGCGAATGGACGGCCCTGCACGGCGGGCTGAACGGACCTCTCTATCAAGGGCGGCCGTGCGGAGTGACGGCAGAAGGCGAAGACTTCGGCCTCATTGTGGGAGACGGGCTCTACCTGTTCGTCACCCGGCAGACCCGCACGGCGGATACGGTCTACCTGGCGTCGGACGATCAAGAGCCCAGTTTCCGGACGTTCAGGGGGGTGGACTCTTCGTTCCGTCGGGCCGAATGGCTCGACGACGGCACGGCCATCGGCCTTGACGTCCACGATGGCGTCGCGAGGCTCGACGTGGGGACGTACCCCTATGGGACGAACACCGTCGTCCGGATCGCGAAACTCAGTCGCTGACCCCGCTTCCGTCCCTGTCCTTAACAATCCGTTAACGGGCCCTTGTTAACGTCGGGACGATGCGGCGTGGAACGCGCCGGGGCCCTTGTATGAACACGAGACAGATTTTTTGGACCGCGATCGCGACCTGCGCCCTCCTCGGTGGATGCGGCCCCTCGACCTCAGGATCCGCTTCCTCGTCGGGCGGCTCGACCGGTGGCGGCGCCAAACTCACAGGCACGGTCGACATCGACGGGAGCAGCACGGTCGGGCCGATCATGCAGGCCATGGCCGAAGAGTTCGGCAAATCGAACCCGGACGTCAAAGTCACGGTCGGGATCTCTGGCACGGGCGGCGGTTTCAAGAAGTTCAGTTCCGGCGAGATCGATATCGCCGACGCG
It encodes the following:
- a CDS encoding bifunctional hydroxymethylpyrimidine kinase/phosphomethylpyrimidine kinase produces the protein MDLREIVAGFEGLQVAVLGDLMMDEYLWGDASRVSPESPVLVIDVQRETAVPGGAANVAANLMALGATTKVFGAVGDDGAGADLRDKLAERGADVLGIVTDASRPTTRKTRVVAQNQQVLRIDREHAHDLAGPVASELARRLLGSIDGLDAVLASDYDKGVVNEATVPPAVARARAGSVPFLVNAKPDNVGLLKGASVVTLNIGEALAASGDKRFRTDEIGVAGQSLREAIGCDALVVTRGPKGLAVWTDDAPAVLVPAKQVEVYDVAGAGDTVVSTMTLAVAAGAGLREAAELAVHAAAVVVGKVGVATVTRDELLAHFED
- a CDS encoding DNRLRE domain-containing protein, whose product is MVSVLCLLALAGQDSAALEQKLFPTDDVWIYQFAQDQTSDPYLRVWGTGDAALGSSFEGHLPFSFSMLKFELPAAPEGSKLTGAKLVLTHSPEPGWTGQDAEKNPVEARSLTIDWNEANWEYDTAKKVHPSNDEATVYGTGWSKPPAGEDKFKVEIDLTKGKGGFQAAYDKALASPSKDLAIALTSKLTPEGGGEGMVYKFYSRSNDEALRPQLVLTFSK
- a CDS encoding adenylate/guanylate cyclase domain-containing protein, whose product is MGLEGQLLPSKRTLSDDTVVEIHMLASRLRQDLGELDDEAIQAISEATGAPEDYVRLAVRSAPVEERSTFIDRMKGAFTAFDPTLRRVTIASVLAAGCGLANAVAGATRDSSGLFGALALIAVIGALWNSAVAKDVRVALLSGGLFGAVSFVVMALFTFLFSLLPQVQLRGPHSMFMLLTTVLGAFGGGIAHALFTANRKKLGLRDPASERQELLHQLQEIQEKLKSDERFVTFVSLDIVGSTGLKAESDPLTVEFTFTEYQKFVQAVVERHGGTVHSTAGDGTTCVFENPQMAYIAGRALLAGLFEFNSFRNRLVRPIEIRVGVHTGSAHIPGQNLTNVNFAHVIDVAAHMQKAAAPGTMVVSETTAKYVSGGLAGIGSEVVDVHGFQAAQWRPRVAIDALPKASEVAGL
- a CDS encoding SIS domain-containing protein, whose amino-acid sequence is MPASFAASFAEAARLLEAFRQDSKTLSVLGTVADALVACFERGDKALVCGNGGSLADSVHFAEEWTGRFRQDREPYPVLALAEPSHVTCVANDYGFDHVFERGVRAFGKTGDLLFLLSTSGNSRNLVLAAEAARSAGLTTVGFLGRGGGDVAPLCDLVVMAPGETSDRIQELHMLALHTLIEVVEERLAA
- the cdd gene encoding cytidine deaminase, producing MSPEYHGPPVDTPALLEAARLARSNSYAPYSVYEVGAAVLGEDGTVYKGCNVENASFGLTVCAERSAIVTMVGAGCRRLKAVAVSTKDGGTPCGMCLQTILEFAGQDDVPIWCADDEGQVRGHTLRSLLPQGFRLG
- a CDS encoding glycosyltransferase family 9 protein, encoding MSKRVLVYQIGALGDTIVSIPAYRAIRRNMPGAHVQILQAQLAPGRVSPSDLLVREGLVDSVLSYPLARDGSGLKTRLSAWWTTVIARPDVIVYIGPAERTPEDVRRDRLFFRMTGFARLVGFHAADYASYQKRDAAGLLPPMPAQSKMRLDRLALDGFDTKPDDLRLPLLHPDRSEQERALEWLSARRRHPDRKLLAMGIGSAQGSTKWPLERFEAVGKAMLDAGSVEIVVVGGPAEKEAGEGLVAAWGDGLVAAGEFDAHGSAALLKLADLYVGLNTGTTHVASAAGAAIVALYSDHNQPGEWDPMGEGHTLIDHRGPCGGCRVTECHEPGHPCMNGIQTGPVIEALTRRIKEA
- a CDS encoding endonuclease MutS2; this encodes MHALRVLEFETVLEMLAERCDTPQGAASARASTPSFDPTVVWTELEKTREADSVLVADPLRMSGLHDVAGPLKLAEKDAVLDGASLYKVGESLQTMARARDVLHRHRESAPILWRLGERLPELPRVEGRLLASLDGDGYVRDEASSELASARKKKASAAQKTLERIQSYVSGKTRDLLSDTVYTVRDGRYVIPLKAEHKGKVKGIVHDTSASGSTVYVEPEDIVALGNELRQAEAMERAETERVLRELSQLVGREAPVIRDGLDAASDIDLALARARFGQESGGCLPERTEGPRIEVREGRHPMLPRETCVPVSLKLGGETDVLLITGPNTGGKTVALKTVGLIVAMAQSGMMPLAKGVKFGCFKQIWADIGDEQSLEQSLSTFSGHVKNIAQALRSLVPGALVLLDEVGAGTDPDEGSSLARALLLAFQKEGAKVMASTHYGELKLLAANAPGFVNASMEFDEATLRPSYRLLVGVPGSSHALKIAERYGLPRGVLEEAQSGLSEQEADVAKMIERLQAAERRAVESTEEAERLATRLRSVEKEAESKIKKAEEARRSVRERATEELEALLREIRIEASDVFEALKKDPTQAGFDRARQRLKELQEVGQDFVRESKEKPAERPVGPAASVIVRGASVRISGFTQTGTVLEDPKDGKVLVQAGALKLTCKLGDLTPVPTSQGPIRARGGSVSLSKAMTARPEIHLRQMRAEDAGEELARFLDEAVLAGLSKVRIVHGKGEGVLRKVTHDLLKRHRDVRSYHEAEPEEGGAGVTVAVLK
- a CDS encoding prepilin-type N-terminal cleavage/methylation domain-containing protein, whose protein sequence is MKRAFTLIELLVVIAIIAILAAILFPVFAQAKFAAKKSSGLSNNKQIGTAMHMYLQDNDDVYMPAYYYNDPNAGGSLDDTGIQNWSGVVMPYVKNKQIFVSPFDPLGGQPPTNFMGNNEGCGVPGGATAGNPNIQDNQACRLSYTVNEQVLPRPRGGVGGVKIGQPQSVVSATALDKPAGTIVLTEFTEYVNAVSGGGPGGVRFKAHRPTDALALDANGTIPYDTSNTNNKPIYALSSKAAELLFDKQSTIPFGDGSNPHIVYMNSGRKSNGVTMCFADGHAKSLKVSQTLQCDNFLWGTAAYNQSGEPVLCPLTGVPVK
- a CDS encoding alpha-L-fucosidase, translated to MTSPRPLDRISAFEDLAFGLFVHWGLYSQLARGEWVQHFEKPGRADYLRLMDSFTAEDFDADALVLLAKRAGMRYITLTARHHEGFSLYDTDGLSDLDVTRTPCRRDLVREFVEACHRGGIVPMIYHTTLDWNDPRFESDWDGYQRYLRASVERLCTGYGPIGGFWFDGNWSRPDADWQVGELYDVIRRHQPEAIIVNNTGVDERGRGGHAEVDAVTFERGRPEPIDRNGAPKYVAAEMCHTMNFHWGTAAKDFNFLSPAHVIEELCFARRAGANLLMNIGPSAQGGLPEYESAALAKVGEWTALHGGLNGPLYQGRPCGVTAEGEDFGLIVGDGLYLFVTRQTRTADTVYLASDDQEPSFRTFRGVDSSFRRAEWLDDGTAIGLDVHDGVARLDVGTYPYGTNTVVRIAKLSR